One window from the genome of Aeromonas sp. FDAARGOS 1405 encodes:
- a CDS encoding HIT domain-containing protein produces the protein MFELHSRLQADTQWLGDLPLCRVLLAKDSQYPWLILVPRVVNLREIHHLAPEQQQQLMQESCAIAALMEHSLSPDKINIGALGNQVPQLHIHHVARFATDPAWPGPIWGAHPAVPYELDLLVQQADRWRDRLAKLSGFTPAATDNGVN, from the coding sequence ATGTTTGAATTGCATTCACGCCTGCAGGCAGATACCCAGTGGCTCGGTGATCTGCCGCTTTGTCGAGTCCTGCTGGCCAAAGATAGTCAGTACCCCTGGCTCATTCTGGTGCCGCGTGTGGTCAATTTGCGCGAGATCCATCACCTGGCACCGGAGCAGCAGCAGCAGCTGATGCAGGAGTCTTGTGCCATCGCAGCCCTGATGGAACACTCCCTCAGCCCGGACAAGATCAACATAGGGGCGCTGGGTAATCAGGTACCGCAGTTGCATATTCACCATGTTGCCCGTTTCGCCACAGACCCCGCTTGGCCCGGTCCCATCTGGGGGGCTCATCCAGCCGTACCTTATGAATTAGACCTCCTGGTGCAGCAGGCCGACAGATGGCGTGATCGGCTCGCCAAGCTGAGTGGTTTCACCCCTGCGGCTACTGACAACGGCGTCAACTGA
- a CDS encoding DUF2057 domain-containing protein, whose amino-acid sequence MKNNRGLTGFVLLCAVLGAGSVQAMVDVKVPENFRILAVSNGTLQDEQHATLADGEQQLLVRFEGVIPSRSSSENDRQVRSEPQVVRYQGSNQHLQLTASVPGDERGMQAYAKAPVVALQENGRALAILQDVLVTSGMLLGVDWNGKLAEYNRSGGKAALTAVAVTTQPTATLSGGGQPVVAASELEGQLQQLFLKADPALRKRFIGWAVPQL is encoded by the coding sequence ATGAAGAATAATAGAGGGTTGACCGGGTTTGTGCTGCTCTGTGCAGTGTTGGGGGCAGGCAGTGTGCAGGCCATGGTGGACGTGAAGGTGCCGGAGAATTTCCGCATCCTCGCGGTGAGCAACGGCACCTTGCAAGACGAGCAGCATGCCACCCTGGCGGATGGCGAGCAGCAACTGCTGGTGCGCTTCGAGGGGGTGATCCCCAGTCGCAGCAGCAGCGAGAATGATCGGCAGGTACGCTCCGAGCCGCAGGTGGTGCGCTATCAGGGCAGCAATCAGCATTTGCAGCTGACGGCCAGCGTACCGGGAGACGAGCGGGGGATGCAGGCGTATGCCAAGGCTCCTGTGGTAGCGCTGCAGGAGAATGGCCGCGCGCTTGCCATCCTGCAGGATGTGCTGGTGACCAGCGGCATGCTGCTTGGGGTGGATTGGAACGGCAAACTGGCTGAATACAACCGCAGCGGCGGCAAGGCGGCGCTGACGGCCGTTGCTGTGACTACACAACCAACAGCTACGCTATCCGGTGGGGGGCAACCCGTTGTGGCAGCCAGCGAGCTGGAAGGGCAGTTGCAGCAGCTGTTCCTCAAGGCAGATCCGGCCCTGCGCAAGCGCTTTATCGGTTGGGCCGTGCCACAGCTTTAA